AAGACCGCCACCAGGCCTGACAGCTCAGGCATATCCCTCCTGGCGGGATTGTCCGCAACGGTGCTCATCACCTTGAGGCCGTAGAGCCCCGCTCCATCCATGTACCCGGCTTTGAGGTCCATATCGTTCCGTCCGGGGTCGAATTCGTGGATAATGGAGGGGAAGATACCCGCCTGACCGGTCGAAAAAAGCCGGTAGGCCTCCGAAACGGCCTCGATGGCGTCCTCCATGGTGAGGAGCTCCTGCAATTCATCGCGGTTGATGATACGAAGCGAATACATTGTGAGATCCCTCCTTTGTCGTCTCTGTTCCTGTTGTTACGGGGTCGCGGCATCAAGGGAGCGGGAGATGGACTCCAGTCCCCGGCCAAGCTCCTCCGGAGTGGGCCAGGCGTATCCGACACGCATGAAGCGGCGGGGCATGGAGAACCAGTGTCCGGGCCCCACATAGGTCCCGTGGGTGGTGTTGAGTTCCCTGTAGAACCGGTCGACGGAGATGCCCAGGCCTTCCCTGATTCCCGGGAAGCAGACCACACCTCCTTCCGGTTCCACCCACTCCATCCTGGGTTCCTTCTGCATCCAGTCGCGCACCCTGTCGAGGGCCTGCCGGTTATAGTCCCGGATGGCCGGGAGCAGTGATCCCCTCCTTGCAAACGCCTGGTAGGCGATCTCCTCGTCGAGCACGCTGGAGGCGATGCCGATCTGTTCCTTGGCGGCAAGAAAGGTATTGAAGAGTTCGGGATTCGCCGTCATGAGCCACCCTATCCGTATACCTGGAATGCCGAAGCTTTTGGACATGGAGGAGACACTGATGACCCTGTCGCTGAGGCTCGCCGCGACGGGAAGGGGGGTGCCGCAGGTGAGCTCCCGGTAGGTTTCGTCGAACAGGAGATAGCATCCCTGCGATTCGGCGATGCCAACGATCGCCTCCAGCTTTTCCCTGCTCAGCATGGTCCCCGTGGGATTGTGGGGATAGGTGAGGCTGATGTACTGTGTCTCCGGTCGGACCATGCTGTTGAGACGTTCGATATCGAGTGCGAAGCCTTCCTCGAAATCGAGGTCCAGGTAGCTGATATCCGCCCCGATGGTTTCGGGAGTGGAGATGTTCGTGGCGTAATTGGGTCTGGCCACCACCATATGTTCGCCCTTTTCCAGGAGACTGGTGGCAACGATGAACAGAGCGGTGGCGGCCCCGGCGGTGATGAGTACCTGTCCGGCCGAGAGCGGGGGGCCCACATCGGCGGCAATCGCCTCGCGGAGCTCGGGTTTGCCCAGATGGTCCCCGTAGGGGAGGAGCATATCATCGATGGTGACCCCCAGTTCGCCGAGACTGCGGTCGCGGACGGAGCTTTCGGTGAGGTTGTTGCGGATTGTGTTATACCCAAGCTGTTCCGGCGATTCCTCTTCCATGGCCATACGCTGATATTTCATGGTTCGTGACACCTCCCTGAGGTGTGCAGGATATGTTGAGACAAGTATACAATACAGGCGTTGGGAATGCCGCACAACCGCAGGGCCCGCATAATACCTGGGATTGCTGCATCCGACGATGAAAAGAGGTGACGTGATGCGCATTGTGTCCCTGCTCCCCTCTGCCACGGAACTGGTCTACGCACTGGGAATTGAGGGAGACCTGGCTGCGGTCTCCCGGTTTTGCGACTGGCCGCTGCAGTGCCGGAGTCTTCCTGCCGTCGGAGACATGCTCCATGTAGATACCGAAGCGATCCGGAGGATCCGCCCGGATATCGTGCTCTATTCCCCCTTCTTTCATGACCGCTGGTTGCCGCCGAAGGATTGGGGCGGCACGGTGCGAATCCCCTGCGACTGCCACTCTGTCGCCGATATCCTGCAGCTTGTCGCTGCCCTGGGCGAGTCCGCCCACTGTGCGGATCGTGCCGCCCGCTTGCAACATTGGATAAAGGAACAGCGCAGAACAATCCAGACAAAAGCAGAGGGAATCCAGAGGCGCCCCCGTGTGCTCCGCGTCCTCGACTGCGTCGATGACCCGGAAGAACCCTCGCTGATTGTGGCGGGACCCCGGAGTCTCCAGGGCCGATGTATCCAGGAAGCTGGAGGCGAGGTGCCCTTCGGCGAACGGGAGGAGCATTATTTCCGCACCCCCTTTTCCGAGGTGTCGCGTCGGGTCGTGGACGCGCTGCTTCTCTGCACCTACCGTTCAGAGGGGGGTACAATGGAGACTGCGGCGGAACGGTGCCTTGAAAACCATGGATTCGGAAGGTCCGGTAGGTTACTGCGGCTTCCCTGTGCATTGGTGTGCCGGAACTCCCACAGGGTGGTCTACCTGCTCGCCGCGCTGTGCGGGCTCTTTGGAGGAGCACCTGTCGCCGTGGTTCCCTGGGACCGGGACAGGGGCCGCAGCGAGGGGTCGGGAATGGAATGGAGGTGTTCGAGATGATCGAATCGACGCGTTTCGGTTCCATCACCATCGACGGAAGGAGCTACGAGAAGGATGTTCTGATCCGGCTGTCGGGGGCTGTGAAAAAACGCAAGAAGAAGCTTTCCAAAGCGCACTACGGGACATCCCACATCATCTCCCGCGATGAGGCGGAGCATGTCTATGAAGAGGGCTGCGAACAGCTGGTGGTGGGCACGGGACAGAACGATCTGGTGCGGCTCTCCGGAGAGGCGGAGACCTTCTTCCGGGAGCACCATGTGGACGTTGTGCTGCTGCCGACGCCCCGGGCCATCCAGTTTTTCAACGAGTCGGAGGGAAAGAAGGTCGGTCTCTTCCACATCACCTGTTGACGAGCCAGACCAGAACCCTCTCTGTCTTCAACCGCCGGATGCAGCTTTGTTACCCAACCTCCATCCGGCGGTAACCCTCCCGTTACGTCCTGTTGCTACAGTAGATCCGCGTTGTGCGGGATTCTTTGCACAGCAGCACACTATCGGGAAGGGTGAAGCAGTATGCAGTGGAACAGGAATTGGACCAAGCGCGTTGGTTGGATTGTGGCGGTGGCCTCGCTTGCCGTTTTTCTCCTGGCCGGTTTCGGCCAGACCCAGGCGTCGGCCCAGGCGAAGTATGTCTTTCTGATGCTCGGTGACGGAATGGGGCTCCCCCAGAGGAACGCCGCCGAGATCTACATGGCGGCCCAGCAGGGCAAGGAACTGCGCCCGGGGATCGTGAAGCTCGAGATGGACACCATGCCGGCCCAGGGGATGTGCACCACCTACTCCACAAACTCCATCATCACCGACTCGGCGGCTGCCGGCACGGCGATCGCCACCGGCAGAAAGACCAAGTCCGGCGTTGTCTGCATGGATCCCTCCGGCAAGGAGAGCTACAAGACCATCGCCGAGATGGCCCACGAGCAGGGGATGAAGGTCGGCATCGTCTCCACGGTCTCCATCGAGCACGCCACCCCGGCCACCTTCTACGGCCACACACCCGACAGGGGCACCTACTACGACCTGGCCAGGCAGCTCGGCAAAAGCGGCTTCGAGTACTTCGGCGGCGGCGGGTTCCGCTATCCCAGGGGCCGCGACGGCGACAGGCCCGATGCCATCGAGTTCGTCAAGGAGCAGGGATACACCGTCACCGATACCACCGAGGACTTCAACAAGCTCAACGCCAAAGACAACCCCAAGGTGCTCGCCTTCAACCCCACCATCGTTGGCGGCGCCTCCATGCCCTACGTGATCGACAATGTGCAGGACACGATTTCCATCGCCGACTACACGAAGAAGGGCGTCGAACTGCTGGACAACCCCAGGGGCTTTTTCATGATGGTCGAGGGCGGCAAGATCGACTGGGCCTGCCACGCCAACGACGCCGTCTCGGCCATCCAGAACACCATCGCCTTCGACGAGGCGGTCAAGGTGGCCATGGATTTCTACAACGACCACAAGGACGAGACCCTGGTCATCGTCACCGGTGACCACGAGTGCGGCGGGCTGACCATCGGTTTCGCCGGCACCAAGTACGACACCTTCTTCGGTGTCCTGGGCCAACAGAAATCCTCCTACGAGGGCTTCAACGCCGACTTCGCCGCCTACCGCAACGAGCATGAGCTCAGCGGGGCCGGCTTCGAGGATATTCTGCCTCTGATCAAGGAGCACTTCGGCCTCCATGTCGCCGGGGACAGCCCGAGCTCCGACAGTGAGGAGCCTGCCCTGGCTCTCGACGAGTTCGAGTACCAGAAGCTTGAGGACGCCTTCGTCCGCAGCATGAAGGGCGAAGAGGTCAAAGCCGGCAACGAGGAGACCTACCTCCTCTACGGCGGGTACGAACCCCTTACGGTGACCATCACCCACATCCTGGACAACAAGGCCGGCATGGCCTGGACCTCCTACTCCCACACCGGAGTGCCCGTGCCGGTTTCCGCCCTCGGCGTGAACCAGGAGAGCTTCAACGGCTTCTACGACAACACGGACATCTTCACCAAGATGGTCCAGGCCATGGAGCTGTAGGCAAGCGCGGCGCCTCTGATACCTACAGCCCGCAGCATCCCCCAGAGCCACGATACAGAGCGGTAGGGCAGGGTAACCTGCCCTGCCGCTTCCTGAAGGAGGTCACCCATGCTCGACAGAATACGGGAATGGTTTTTCTACGATACCGGCCGGAAGGATCTCATTTTCACCGCTTTGGTACTCCTCGCCTGTGTCGCGCTGTTTTCCATGGAAACCGGTTTCGAAAGCCAGGTAGACCAGGAAGCCGAACATGTCCGCGGGGAGGTGCTGGCTACCGACGACAGCGACGTCCAGCAATTCGGAATCGTGAAGTCGGGGACCCAGATCCTCCAGGTTGAGGTCCTCGAAGGGGCCCACAGCGGCGAGACACACCGGGCGCTGAACAATCTGGTGGGGAAGATGGAGCTGGATACGGTGTTCTCCAAGGGGGACACGGTACTGCTGGATCTGACCATCGACGACGGTGATGTTCGGAATGTCCACGCATCCTCGCACTACAGGCTGGGGACCGAGGCCTTTCTGCTGGTACTCTTCGCCGGCGCGCTGGTGCTCTTCGCCGGGTTTACGGGATGCAAGGCGCTGCTCTCCTTCCTCTTTGCGGCGCTGGCGATCTGGAAGGTGGTGCTCCCTTCCTTCCTCAAGGGCTACGACCCCATTCTTGTCTCACTCGGACTGGTGGCGGCGCTCACCTTTATCGTGATCTTTCTCGTGGCCGGGTTCGACAAGAAGGGACTGGCCGCATTCCTCGGTTCCTTCCTGGGCCTTGGCCTGACCTGTGTCCTTGCCCTGATCTTCGCCGATCCCTTCCACCTGCAGGGCGTGGTGCGGCCCTTCTCCGAAACCTTGCTCTATTCCGGATACGCCCATCTCGATCTCACCCGCATCTTTCTGGCGGGGGTCTTCTTCGCCTCCTCCGGGGCGGTGATGGACCTGGGGATGGACATCGCCGCTTCCTGCCGGGAGATCGTCCACCATCATCCCAGGATTTCCCCGGGGCAGCTGCTGAAATCGGGGCTCATGGTGGGCCGTGCGGTGATCGGAACCATGACCACCACGCTGCTTCTGGCCTATTCCGGCAGCTATATCACCATGCTGATGGTCTTCATGGCCCGGGGAATCCCCATGGAGAATATCCTGAACATCAACTACGTAGCCGCCGAGCTCCTGCACACCCTGGTGGGCAGCTTCGGGCTCGTCACGGTCGCGCCCTTCACCGCGCTGGTGGCGGCGTTTGTCTATACGCGCCATTGAAGCTCCGCATTTGCTTCACATCGGGAGGCTGGTCCAGAGCAACCGGAAGCCCAGATACCCCAGGTACCCGGCCGCCAGGAATTCCGCCGTGGTCCCGAGCTGTTCCCGGCTCTTGCGCCCCAGGTACACCCCTGCGTAGGAGAGCAAGGCCGTGAAGATCCCCGTCAGGGGCGCAAGAAGCGCTACATTGGTATCCAGCGCGGTTGCCCCTATCCCGACGGCGAAGGCATCCAGCGATGTGGCCAGGGCTCCCAGCAGGAGCGGGAGCCCTGAGGTCAGGTCCTTTCCGACACATCGGTGGGGATGGGTCGCCTCCCAGAGCATGTGGAGGGCAACGGCGATAATGAACAGCGAGAGGACGGCTTCCCCACCCTGCCAGATTCTGGTATGCAGAAGGAAACCGGCGCGCACACCGAGAAGGGGCATGAGGAACTGGAAGAGTCCGCAGGCGGCGGCCATGCGGAAGGCGTTGGTCCAGTGGATCGCCGGGAGGCAGGCCCCGGCGCTCAGTGAAAGCGCAAAGGCGTCGCCGGCGAGGGCCAGTGCCGTACAGAGAAGTGTGATCATCGTTGTGAGGGCTCCTTCCGCCGTCTCCCCGGGCTGTCGGGGGAGACCCGGCCCTTCCGCGAACGCAACCACCGCAGCGCGTCCTCCCTTGTGGAGATCGCCCCCTCCAGCGCGAGCCGCTCCAGGGTCCGGAGGACCCGTCCCACCGCCGGCCCCCCGGAAATCTGCAGCTCCCCTTTGACATCCTCGCCGGTGACCCCCAGGGGAAGCACCTGTTTCGCCCGCAGAAGAAGACGGACAAGATGTCGGCGGTTTGCCATCCATTGCCTCCTGCTCGTGTCCGCAGCGGAACGGACACACCAGGAGAGCAGAAAGAGTTCCTCCAGCCAGTCCGCTCCCTTTGCCGAGAGCAGAATCTGCAGACGTCGGGGCGACACCGTTCCGCCTGGCAGACGGTGCCAGGCGATCAGCTCCCTTGTTCCCTCAAGAAGATCCCTGCCGATGCAGAGAGCGGCCAGGGAGGCCCCTGCTCTCTCTGCGACGCTGCGGACACACTGCTGCGTCGCCCAGGGTTCTCCTCTGTCCAGGAACAAAGCGGCGAGCCGCAGTTTCCGGGAGTCATGGCAAGCACAGATTGATTCCAGCACGGAGAAGGACGTCGACTGACCGGAAGGTTTGATTCCCGGGGAGGTCCCCCCTGCCGTGAAAAGAGGAGTCAGGAGACCAGCGGTCTGCAGATCGCGGCACCAGGAAGCGAAGTGGCCGTCCACCGCACGGAGGAGCTCCAGGCCCAGGCGTTCTCCGGCGATGGTACCCAGCCTGTTCCGCAGGGAAGAACAGTGTTGCCTTGAACAGGCGTCGGCGCCGAATCCGGGGAGGGTGTGGAGAAAACGGAAAAACCGGACCGCCCGCAGTGGATCCTCCCCGAGACGTTGCGCGGGGTTCCCGTGAAACCGGAGGGTGCGTTGTGCCATATCCTCCCAGCACTGAGGGTCCGCGAGAAAGGTCCCATCGCTGAACATGGCGATGGCGTTCACCGTGAGATCACGGCGCTGCCGTTCCCGTTCCAGGGTGGTTCCGTTGGAAGAGGTGATCTGCGCCGAGCGGTCGGTGCCAGGCAGGAGCCAGGATCGGGCGCACCGCTGTCCCACCGGTTTTGCCTGCGGCAGCAGTTGGGGAAGCGTTTCGTCGTGGGCTTCGGTGACGATGTCGATATCGTGGGGTTCGATCCCGAGAAGGAGATCCCGGACGGTGCCGCCGACGAGAGCCGACCGCGCCCCCCGGGCTTCGAGATGTTCCAGCAGCGGGATCGCCTGTTCGAGGATGGATGACCGCATGGATTGTCCTCCTGACTGGGTCGGTATGCCGGCTCTGTTGCGGAGTTGTGATCTCGTTGAGGTATGCCTGTTACGACCGGACTGTACGATAGTACGCTGGAAGGGGTAATGCAAGGCCGGACAGGCTCTCAAAAGCGGCATAGCGTGATTGCGCTCTCTACCACGGTACCCCCTGCTGTGCCCGGCCATCCGTTCCCGCGGATGGCCGGGCTGTTTCCGTTGACGCCCCTTGCCAACCGCTGTCCTCCTCCGCTACAGTTAGGTGCGGTAGGTTTTGCAACGTGACGCCTGTAAGGGAATGGGGAGAAAGAGGAGCCTGGCACAGTGCCGACAACGGCGTCCTCGTCCCCCGGAACGGCTGGAAGCGCGGTTGGGTCCGCCCCGAAACCAAGGCGATTGCGTAACATTGCAGTGGAAGGGGTTGTGGTGCATGGCTGAGTTTAGCATCGCCTTCATTGGCGGAGGCCAGGCGGCGGTGACACTGATGCGGGGATTCGAAAAACTCGGGTTTCCCGTTGCCGGAGTGATGGATATCGATCCGAACGCACCGGCAATCAAGGCGGCGGAGCGTGACGGTGTGCCGACAACACAGGATCTGGATCAGCTCCTCGCCGTTGATGCCGATCTTTTCATCGAGGTAACGGGGAAACCAGAGGTGGTCAGCGAGGTCCAGGAG
This DNA window, taken from Synergistales bacterium, encodes the following:
- a CDS encoding aminotransferase class I/II-fold pyridoxal phosphate-dependent enzyme; the protein is MKYQRMAMEEESPEQLGYNTIRNNLTESSVRDRSLGELGVTIDDMLLPYGDHLGKPELREAIAADVGPPLSAGQVLITAGAATALFIVATSLLEKGEHMVVARPNYATNISTPETIGADISYLDLDFEEGFALDIERLNSMVRPETQYISLTYPHNPTGTMLSREKLEAIVGIAESQGCYLLFDETYRELTCGTPLPVAASLSDRVISVSSMSKSFGIPGIRIGWLMTANPELFNTFLAAKEQIGIASSVLDEEIAYQAFARRGSLLPAIRDYNRQALDRVRDWMQKEPRMEWVEPEGGVVCFPGIREGLGISVDRFYRELNTTHGTYVGPGHWFSMPRRFMRVGYAWPTPEELGRGLESISRSLDAATP
- a CDS encoding ABC transporter substrate-binding protein, encoding MRIVSLLPSATELVYALGIEGDLAAVSRFCDWPLQCRSLPAVGDMLHVDTEAIRRIRPDIVLYSPFFHDRWLPPKDWGGTVRIPCDCHSVADILQLVAALGESAHCADRAARLQHWIKEQRRTIQTKAEGIQRRPRVLRVLDCVDDPEEPSLIVAGPRSLQGRCIQEAGGEVPFGEREEHYFRTPFSEVSRRVVDALLLCTYRSEGGTMETAAERCLENHGFGRSGRLLRLPCALVCRNSHRVVYLLAALCGLFGGAPVAVVPWDRDRGRSEGSGMEWRCSR
- a CDS encoding MTH938/NDUFAF3 family protein — its product is MIESTRFGSITIDGRSYEKDVLIRLSGAVKKRKKKLSKAHYGTSHIISRDEAEHVYEEGCEQLVVGTGQNDLVRLSGEAETFFREHHVDVVLLPTPRAIQFFNESEGKKVGLFHITC
- a CDS encoding alkaline phosphatase, with amino-acid sequence MQWNRNWTKRVGWIVAVASLAVFLLAGFGQTQASAQAKYVFLMLGDGMGLPQRNAAEIYMAAQQGKELRPGIVKLEMDTMPAQGMCTTYSTNSIITDSAAAGTAIATGRKTKSGVVCMDPSGKESYKTIAEMAHEQGMKVGIVSTVSIEHATPATFYGHTPDRGTYYDLARQLGKSGFEYFGGGGFRYPRGRDGDRPDAIEFVKEQGYTVTDTTEDFNKLNAKDNPKVLAFNPTIVGGASMPYVIDNVQDTISIADYTKKGVELLDNPRGFFMMVEGGKIDWACHANDAVSAIQNTIAFDEAVKVAMDFYNDHKDETLVIVTGDHECGGLTIGFAGTKYDTFFGVLGQQKSSYEGFNADFAAYRNEHELSGAGFEDILPLIKEHFGLHVAGDSPSSDSEEPALALDEFEYQKLEDAFVRSMKGEEVKAGNEETYLLYGGYEPLTVTITHILDNKAGMAWTSYSHTGVPVPVSALGVNQESFNGFYDNTDIFTKMVQAMEL
- a CDS encoding YibE/F family protein, which codes for MLDRIREWFFYDTGRKDLIFTALVLLACVALFSMETGFESQVDQEAEHVRGEVLATDDSDVQQFGIVKSGTQILQVEVLEGAHSGETHRALNNLVGKMELDTVFSKGDTVLLDLTIDDGDVRNVHASSHYRLGTEAFLLVLFAGALVLFAGFTGCKALLSFLFAALAIWKVVLPSFLKGYDPILVSLGLVAALTFIVIFLVAGFDKKGLAAFLGSFLGLGLTCVLALIFADPFHLQGVVRPFSETLLYSGYAHLDLTRIFLAGVFFASSGAVMDLGMDIAASCREIVHHHPRISPGQLLKSGLMVGRAVIGTMTTTLLLAYSGSYITMLMVFMARGIPMENILNINYVAAELLHTLVGSFGLVTVAPFTALVAAFVYTRH
- a CDS encoding manganese efflux pump MntP family protein, whose translation is MITLLCTALALAGDAFALSLSAGACLPAIHWTNAFRMAAACGLFQFLMPLLGVRAGFLLHTRIWQGGEAVLSLFIIAVALHMLWEATHPHRCVGKDLTSGLPLLLGALATSLDAFAVGIGATALDTNVALLAPLTGIFTALLSYAGVYLGRKSREQLGTTAEFLAAGYLGYLGFRLLWTSLPM